In Deinococcus psychrotolerans, a genomic segment contains:
- the rnr gene encoding ribonuclease R — translation MPVTAGTPKPKAANRQRRTAKSAVAPEIELGAAQAAVSLPQLAEPEPLPMSADEQSSPPKRGKRRKVAESAPEAQLDAASTIQPILETLEAAPSEEAEPVAAEPALEAQPPAEGAPGEPDLDAAQIRRRERTPKGTRLKRGERPAVAVVDALPESDAQVTQPQHAETSQLVQVSAAHAVSPEAKELIIEQLRKLGRPVHVRDFERTFTRQGRERLGVRRDLAGLLEDLTLSGDVIRTRRHTYGLPEAMNLVRGRFQASTGGFGFVIPDSGGDDFYIREGETLEAWNGDIVLIRPEGRNGGNDRYERGGGGNRSRRDSSPRAAVVRIVSRAYSQLVGSLDHQATYAFLKPDDHRARHRIMLMPDGTEGLPNGARVVTQLFWPEDTGEDEVYGEIVRVLGNEDDPATETQAVIVKYGLRDEFPPEVLEEAERIPLKLPDSALRERLDLRDYHIFTVDGSDAKDFDDAIHIQATPEGTFVVGIHIADVSHYVQPGTAIDEEAYARATSVYLPGAVLPMLPEHLSNGVCSLVEGEDRLTMSAMIELSGDGEVLSTAFTPSVIRSKARLTYDEVQAYSEAVATLQGSARILEGDLHLLLKITAKLRQKRLREGSLDFKLREVKVDVDKDGHMQLIPLREETARGMIEDLMLLANKAVAHFLLEKNAPTLFRIHEEPTMARFQEVSAAIGRMGLAFPGGEPTPQAYQSVLKAVRGTSQESVVNTLLLRSMQQAKYAEENLGHFGLAFEEYLHFTSPIRRYPDLLVHRALKAALSGPVTDRVRAELAAPLTEQGRHTSERERNASDAERDLTKYYQAKWAQEHLDESFEGRVSGVIASGLFVVLENGVEGRLHISNLGDDYYFYIEDASILKGRTSGRIYRIGENIDVTISGVNPLARQIDFTQAEQTQENSMDGNDNRPRARRREDRETQKREKLSSFLPRKNGEAEPQAAPDDVQEPQDQAQSAQSRSTQSVQPSQPMQSARREQGSGPRRDSPRNDTSRNDTSRSDSPRSDSARTDTRSERPRQGGVQSGTQNSSGPRTGGYRRRVVTLDRPRNEHLRPVNVTVQRMYFGDWTLENMPPDEGPGREQGSYRSGGAQQFRGRSQSGAGAGPRSDTPRNTRQPRNEAQSQRLQPAASATAAGATGDTAESAADEARRRRRRRGRRGGNGPS, via the coding sequence ATGCCCGTGACAGCCGGGACGCCCAAACCCAAGGCGGCCAACCGTCAACGCCGCACCGCGAAATCTGCTGTTGCGCCTGAGATAGAATTGGGCGCTGCTCAGGCGGCTGTGTCCCTGCCTCAATTGGCCGAGCCTGAGCCGCTCCCCATGTCAGCTGACGAGCAGTCCAGCCCGCCCAAACGTGGGAAGCGCCGTAAGGTCGCCGAGTCAGCGCCTGAAGCCCAACTCGACGCCGCATCCACCATCCAGCCCATTCTTGAAACGCTGGAAGCCGCTCCAAGCGAAGAAGCCGAACCTGTGGCCGCCGAACCTGCTCTGGAAGCGCAGCCGCCAGCCGAGGGGGCTCCCGGCGAACCAGATCTCGACGCGGCCCAAATTCGCAGGCGTGAGCGCACCCCCAAAGGCACCCGCCTGAAGAGGGGAGAGCGGCCAGCAGTGGCAGTGGTCGACGCGCTACCCGAGTCAGACGCCCAAGTTACCCAGCCCCAACACGCTGAAACCAGCCAGCTTGTTCAAGTTTCGGCGGCTCACGCTGTCAGCCCCGAGGCCAAAGAACTGATCATCGAGCAGCTCCGCAAACTGGGCCGTCCGGTGCATGTCCGTGATTTCGAGCGCACCTTTACCCGTCAGGGCCGTGAGAGATTGGGCGTGCGGCGCGACCTCGCGGGCCTCTTAGAAGACCTGACCCTCAGCGGCGACGTGATTCGCACCCGCCGCCACACCTACGGACTGCCCGAAGCCATGAATTTGGTGCGGGGCCGCTTTCAAGCGTCGACTGGCGGGTTCGGTTTTGTCATTCCCGATTCGGGCGGCGACGACTTTTATATTCGGGAAGGTGAAACGCTCGAAGCCTGGAACGGCGACATCGTGCTGATTCGCCCCGAAGGCCGCAATGGCGGCAACGACCGTTATGAGCGCGGCGGTGGCGGAAACCGCAGTCGCCGCGACAGTTCGCCCCGCGCCGCCGTGGTTCGCATCGTCAGCCGCGCTTACTCGCAGCTTGTCGGCTCGCTCGACCATCAGGCCACCTACGCTTTCCTCAAGCCCGACGACCACCGCGCCCGCCACCGCATCATGCTGATGCCGGACGGCACCGAGGGGCTTCCCAACGGGGCGAGAGTCGTGACGCAACTGTTTTGGCCCGAAGACACCGGCGAAGACGAAGTGTACGGCGAAATCGTGCGGGTGCTGGGCAACGAGGATGATCCTGCCACCGAAACCCAAGCCGTGATCGTCAAATACGGTCTGCGCGACGAATTTCCTCCGGAAGTTTTGGAGGAAGCCGAACGCATTCCCCTCAAGCTGCCCGACTCGGCCCTGCGTGAGCGGCTGGATTTGCGCGACTACCACATCTTCACGGTGGACGGCAGCGACGCCAAAGACTTCGACGACGCCATTCACATTCAGGCGACGCCGGAAGGTACCTTCGTGGTGGGCATTCATATCGCTGACGTGAGCCATTACGTGCAGCCCGGCACGGCGATTGACGAAGAAGCCTACGCCCGCGCCACCAGCGTCTACCTCCCCGGCGCGGTGCTGCCGATGCTGCCCGAACACCTCAGCAACGGGGTGTGCAGCTTGGTGGAAGGCGAAGACCGCCTGACCATGAGCGCCATGATCGAGCTGTCCGGCGACGGCGAGGTTCTCAGCACCGCGTTTACGCCCAGCGTGATTCGCAGCAAAGCTCGCCTGACTTACGACGAGGTGCAGGCCTACTCGGAAGCGGTGGCGACCTTGCAGGGCAGCGCCCGCATCTTGGAAGGCGATTTGCATCTGCTGCTCAAAATCACCGCCAAGCTGCGTCAAAAGCGGCTGCGGGAAGGCAGCCTCGATTTCAAATTGCGCGAAGTCAAAGTGGACGTGGACAAAGACGGTCATATGCAGCTTATTCCGCTGCGCGAGGAAACCGCACGCGGCATGATCGAGGATTTGATGCTGCTGGCCAACAAAGCGGTGGCGCATTTCCTCCTCGAAAAAAATGCGCCGACGCTGTTCCGCATCCACGAAGAGCCGACGATGGCCCGCTTTCAAGAAGTCAGCGCCGCGATTGGCCGCATGGGGCTGGCTTTCCCCGGCGGCGAACCAACTCCGCAGGCCTACCAATCGGTGCTCAAGGCCGTGCGCGGCACCAGTCAGGAAAGTGTGGTCAATACCTTGCTGCTCAGGAGTATGCAGCAGGCCAAGTACGCCGAGGAAAACCTGGGTCACTTCGGCCTAGCCTTTGAGGAGTACTTGCACTTTACCTCCCCGATTCGCCGCTATCCCGACTTGCTGGTTCACCGGGCACTTAAAGCGGCGCTGAGCGGCCCTGTCACCGACCGGGTGCGGGCCGAGCTCGCCGCGCCGCTGACCGAGCAGGGCCGTCACACTTCCGAGCGCGAGCGTAATGCCAGCGACGCTGAGCGCGATTTGACCAAGTATTACCAAGCCAAGTGGGCGCAGGAGCACTTAGACGAAAGCTTTGAGGGCCGCGTCTCAGGCGTGATCGCTTCGGGCCTGTTCGTGGTCTTGGAAAACGGAGTGGAAGGCCGCCTGCACATCTCCAACCTCGGCGACGACTACTACTTTTATATCGAAGACGCCAGCATCCTCAAAGGCCGCACTTCGGGCCGCATCTACCGTATAGGCGAGAACATCGACGTGACCATCAGCGGCGTGAATCCGCTGGCCCGCCAAATTGACTTCACTCAAGCAGAACAAACTCAGGAGAACAGTATGGACGGCAACGACAACCGCCCCCGCGCTCGCCGCCGCGAAGACCGCGAAACGCAAAAGCGCGAGAAACTCAGCAGCTTCTTGCCACGTAAAAATGGCGAGGCAGAGCCCCAAGCCGCCCCCGACGATGTGCAGGAGCCGCAAGACCAAGCTCAATCGGCGCAGTCCCGATCCACTCAGTCTGTGCAGCCGAGCCAGCCTATGCAGTCGGCCCGCCGCGAGCAGGGCAGTGGCCCGCGTCGTGACAGCCCCCGGAATGACACCTCGCGCAACGATACCTCCCGCAGTGACAGCCCTCGGAGTGACAGCGCCCGCACCGACACCCGCTCGGAGCGTCCACGTCAAGGCGGTGTGCAAAGCGGCACTCAGAATTCCAGCGGCCCGCGCACTGGCGGTTACCGCCGCCGAGTCGTCACCCTAGACCGCCCCCGCAACGAGCATTTGCGCCCCGTGAACGTCACGGTTCAGCGGATGTACTTCGGTGATTGG
- a CDS encoding sensor domain-containing diguanylate cyclase translates to MTAAPLPPDEYARLLDLARYEVLDTPPEEAFDRITRLAARLLNAPVAFINFVDQYRQWSKATSGPGDTTAPRRDSVCAWTILGAEPMVIENAHTDPRFIHNPMVTGEPHIHMYAGAPLTTPAGHRIGTLCVTDHQPHPLTADDLHSLQDLAALVVGELELRARNLELSRELNAQAHRNADLQRGLDHARVLEGIAALMDLDLTPEEMTLSASALLAEALSADYIGLLIFEEEGLRVEAAHLNPRLPQTTTDLPAQRPDWPNSITWSLKTLGQPLYLNDYPSHPDALATGVEGGVQQIAWLPLGTRSGVTSLLMAVRLRTNLVPRWRGSDRALLEAAGRSVRGTLNQRLEVELSRQEARHDALTGSLNRRAYEEDLIRRQTDVAPFMLAGLDLDGLKALNDQEGHAQGDKLLQVFAQTLKVTLGDAGEVYRLGGDEFVVLSNADEETVLEAVDTAVLAARQVGALRGASVGTAYSSEAAGEGLLALADERMYAVKRRRSLQNSTPKLH, encoded by the coding sequence ATGACCGCTGCGCCACTTCCACCCGACGAGTACGCCCGGCTGCTCGATCTGGCCCGCTACGAGGTTCTCGATACACCCCCGGAAGAAGCGTTTGACCGTATCACCCGGCTCGCCGCCCGCCTGCTGAACGCCCCGGTGGCTTTCATCAACTTCGTGGATCAGTACCGCCAGTGGAGCAAGGCCACCAGCGGTCCGGGCGACACCACCGCGCCGCGCCGGGACTCCGTATGTGCCTGGACAATCCTGGGAGCGGAGCCGATGGTGATCGAGAACGCCCACACCGATCCGCGCTTCATCCACAACCCGATGGTCACGGGCGAGCCGCACATCCATATGTACGCGGGCGCTCCCCTAACCACCCCGGCAGGTCACCGCATCGGCACGCTCTGCGTTACCGACCACCAGCCCCACCCACTGACTGCTGACGACCTTCACTCCCTGCAAGACCTGGCAGCGTTGGTGGTCGGCGAGTTGGAGCTGCGGGCACGCAACCTGGAGCTGAGCCGCGAGCTGAATGCCCAAGCCCACCGCAACGCCGACCTCCAGCGAGGTCTGGATCACGCCCGGGTGTTGGAGGGGATCGCTGCGCTGATGGACTTGGATCTGACCCCGGAAGAGATGACGCTGAGTGCCTCCGCCCTGCTGGCCGAAGCACTCAGCGCCGACTACATCGGCTTGCTGATCTTTGAGGAGGAAGGCCTGCGGGTAGAGGCCGCGCACCTCAATCCCCGACTTCCCCAGACAACCACTGATCTTCCCGCCCAACGACCTGACTGGCCCAATTCAATCACCTGGTCTCTGAAAACACTCGGTCAACCGCTCTATCTGAACGACTACCCAAGTCACCCAGATGCTTTGGCAACTGGCGTGGAAGGTGGCGTTCAGCAAATCGCTTGGTTGCCGCTCGGCACGCGCAGTGGCGTCACCTCGCTCTTGATGGCCGTGCGGCTGCGAACCAACTTGGTGCCCCGCTGGCGCGGCAGTGACCGTGCCCTGCTCGAAGCGGCGGGGCGCAGTGTGCGCGGCACCCTGAACCAGAGGCTCGAAGTTGAGCTGAGTCGCCAGGAAGCCCGCCATGACGCGCTCACCGGGTCGCTCAACCGCCGAGCGTATGAAGAAGACCTGATCCGGCGGCAAACAGACGTAGCGCCCTTCATGCTGGCGGGGCTGGACTTGGACGGCCTCAAAGCGCTCAACGACCAGGAGGGCCACGCCCAGGGTGACAAGCTTCTTCAGGTGTTTGCCCAAACCCTTAAAGTGACCCTGGGCGATGCAGGCGAGGTCTACCGGCTGGGCGGCGACGAGTTCGTGGTGCTGAGTAACGCAGACGAGGAAACCGTCCTTGAGGCCGTGGACACGGCGGTACTGGCTGCACGTCAGGTGGGGGCGCTGCGGGGAGCCAGCGTGGGAACGGCTTACAGCAGCGAGGCGGCGGGAGAGGGACTACTCGCCTTGGCAGATGAGCGCATGTACGCAGTCAAACGGCGGCGCTCACTCCAGAACTCCACTCCGAAACTGCACTGA
- a CDS encoding META domain-containing protein — protein MRPIIFLSFVLLPWSAAQAGNPAPLNGIWKLTQFSSAAPKSETGFKPDAQLFIVNGQLSGSYGCGTFKGTLEAALSTARIRIEPLPPKANVRCVFAVKGEFHNAMNAATQYTLSRTHLVLFSKQSRLIFERTGYVTPAKK, from the coding sequence ATGCGTCCAATCATTTTCCTGTCCTTTGTACTCTTGCCTTGGTCTGCTGCCCAGGCAGGGAATCCCGCGCCGCTCAACGGCATCTGGAAACTGACCCAGTTCAGCAGCGCCGCGCCGAAGTCAGAGACGGGCTTCAAGCCGGACGCGCAGCTTTTCATCGTCAATGGGCAACTGAGCGGCTCGTATGGTTGCGGCACCTTCAAGGGCACTTTGGAGGCCGCACTCAGTACGGCGCGAATCCGTATCGAGCCGTTGCCGCCCAAGGCAAATGTCCGCTGCGTTTTCGCAGTCAAGGGCGAATTCCATAACGCCATGAACGCCGCAACCCAGTACACCCTGAGCCGCACTCACTTGGTGCTTTTTTCCAAACAGTCCCGTCTAATCTTTGAGCGAACCGGATACGTGACACCCGCCAAGAAATAG
- a CDS encoding rhodanese-like domain-containing protein — MRPLVILLMLALGSASAAPSLLTPQELATALKHKSFTLINVHVPFEGAIPGTDAFIPFDAIKGSAQLPRDHTAQIVLYCRSGSMSAIAHATLNKQGYSNVRELQGGFNAWKQAGFPLTQR; from the coding sequence ATGCGTCCTCTCGTTATTTTGCTCATGCTGGCCCTGGGATCGGCCAGCGCGGCCCCCAGTCTGCTCACGCCGCAGGAACTGGCGACTGCGCTCAAGCACAAATCGTTTACCTTGATCAACGTTCATGTGCCGTTCGAGGGTGCAATTCCGGGGACTGACGCCTTCATTCCCTTCGACGCAATCAAGGGCAGCGCCCAGTTGCCGCGCGACCATACGGCCCAGATCGTCCTTTACTGCCGTTCTGGAAGCATGAGCGCTATTGCCCACGCCACCCTGAATAAACAGGGCTACTCGAACGTTCGCGAATTACAGGGCGGCTTCAACGCTTGGAAACAGGCGGGCTTTCCGCTCACCCAGCGCTGA